Proteins from one Prinia subflava isolate CZ2003 ecotype Zambia chromosome 4, Cam_Psub_1.2, whole genome shotgun sequence genomic window:
- the CSF2RB gene encoding cytokine receptor common subunit beta: protein MNIEEIFILLLDLYLVFRVQAIQESIPMKSLKCYNDYSSQVTCTWMEHSEAHDLVGMILYQRDNINMENEDMFCKRQTENYLRETPDVYVHWVCNKTTDYFGIGVDDIYGFRPKKMLQTELDVDLFQNVQPLPPQNLSVNSMTSGDFLLSWKTGNGGQGLGNALDYEVTYKQEWESWEEAVSLLLSNTTHCNLSHEDLVPGSSYVARVRARPGKASGFSGQYSKWSMEVLWNTTEGGLQPRNLRCLFNGGDRLTCSWEVKKVITTSVLFGLFFRATSASEEQECSPVQEKTLAHTLYVVQSCEIPVNNSSSQSQYHVSVRAKTEDKLIEAYKNIQVLPPANVSVTATKNQEYELRWIKHKMNYSFITQRYQVMYWENNQYEKTLQELNISNDEPPFIFTLQMLAASTEYRGKMRARVNRPLGYEGPWSKWSEEFTWKTENVLPPVVLPVTLPAVIITLLIVAYCSYKYFLRKKKMWEEKIPNPSKSLLIQSYLGKGHLGSWPASNQLDFNKYNLSEKMEQASFLQVVDRQVKAFAECIEGQTRKTDVSPVTTDLQNSYHALNESEHTSVTCPSMSACHSFPISRRNSADTSIASRTATPCFAFNGPYLYSPVVSSHPDIYQTPEMDPMGLSKKSVSLQYVTLPREDSPQAPQKQEQPEAAPPKYMFPDQKEMMQHLNDKEEVSQDSQACGEGTNKGTQEQNSPMALSCTTSPQQCPLEYIATDSPLLPSASTSSHPPLVTAEELPHGSQETQPPSDHPCQEFSLEKTDVMIPVSGQAPTSSPELHLDKFGDYLTVPEGLHEHSKPTKISLLVLQKENGIPRKQPLSEDNLVVLNPDSTEPVFLCQVGDYCFHSLKSIVKMDNSHEDHQVKKFSEGETTLGQPVYDDESITGKEKDVWKREKIQAIQLFKNLKSDDYFSWQQSLRIKEIC, encoded by the exons ATGAACATAGAAGAGATTTTCATCCTGCTACTGGATCTGTATTTGGTCTTCCGTGTTCAAGCCATTCAAG AGAGTATCCCAATGAAAAGCTTGAAGTGCTACAATGACTATAGTTCACAGGTGACTTGCACATGGATGGAGCATTCAGAGGCTCATGACCTTGTTGGTATGATTCTTTACCAAAGGGATAATATTAACAT GGAGAACGAAGACATGTTTTGCAAACGCCAGACAGAAAATTACTTACGTGAAACTCCAGACGTGTATGTGCACTGGGTCTGCAACAAGACTACAGACTATTTTGGTATAGGGGTAGATGATATTTATGGCTTCAGACCTAAAAAGATGCTTCAAACAGAACTGGATGTTGATCTTTTTCAAAATG TTCAGCCCCTCCCACCTCAAAACCTCTCAGTCAACTCAATGACATCAGGAGACTTCTTGCTGTCCTGGAAAACAGGCAATGGAGGCCAAGGGTTGGGCAATGCACTGGACTATGAAGTCACATACAAGCAGGAGTGGGAGTCCTGGGAG GAAGCtgtctctctcttgctctccaACACCACACATTGCAATCTCAGCCATGAGGACCTTGTCCCAGGGAGCAGCTACGTTGCCCGTGTTCGAGCCAGACCAGGGAAGGCCAGCGGCTTCTCTGGACAGTACAGCAAGTGGAGCATGGAGGTGTTGTGGAACACCACTGAAG GTGGCCTTCAGCCCAGGAACCTTCGCTGCCTCTTCAATGGTGGAGATCGTCTGACATGCAGCTGGGAAGTGAAGAAAGTGATCACCACCTCTGTCTTGTTTGGCTTGTTCTTCAGGGCCACCTCAGCATCAGA AGAACAGGAGTGCTCTCCTGTGCAAGAGAAGACTTTGGCCCACACCCTATATGTGGTCCAGAGCTGTGAGATCCCTGTTAACAATtccagcagccagagccagtACCATGTATCTGTCCGGGCCAAGACAGAGGACAAGCTCATTGAAGCCTACAAAAACA TTCAGGTGCTGCCGCCTGCAAATGTGTCAGTAACAGCAACAAAGAACCAAGAGTATGAACTAAGGTGgataaaacacaaaatgaatTACAGCTTCATAACACAGAGATACCAAGTCATGTACTGGGAAAACAACCAATATGAAAAG aCTCTTCAGGAGTTAAATATCAGCAATGATGAACCTCCCTTCATCTTCACCCTGCAAATGCTGGCAGCATCTACAGAATATAGGGGGAAAATGCGTGCAAGGGTAAATAGGCCTCTGGGATACGAGGGACCTTGGAGTAAATGGAGTGAGGAGTTCACCTGGAAGACTGAGAATG ttCTGCCACCTGTGGTTCTTCCAGTGACGCTCCCAGCTGTCATCATCACTTTGCTGATAGTTGCTTATTGCAGCTATAAGTATTTCCTCAG gaagaagaaaatgtggGAGGAAAAGATTCCGAACCCCAGCAAGAGTCTCCTGATCCAGAGCTACCTGGGG aaaggaCATTTGGGAAGTTGGCCAGCAAGCAACCAGCTGGACTTCAACAAATACAACCTTTCAGAGAAGATGGAGCAGGCTAGCTTCCTTCAAGTTGTGGACAG GCAGGTGAAGGCTTTCGCAGAGTGCATTGAAGGACAGACTAGGAAGACAGATGTTTCCCCTGTTACAACAGACCTACAAAACTCCTACCATGCTTTAAATGAGTCAGAGCACACCTCAGTTACCTGCCCAAGTATGAGTGCTTGTCATTCCTTTCCCATCTCAAGGAGAAACAGTGCTGATACAAGTATTGCTTCCCGCACAGCAACcccttgctttgctttcaatGGTCCATACTTATACAGCCCAGTGGTGTCCTCTCACCCTGATATATATCAAACTCCGGAAATGGACCCCATGGGACTCAGTAAGAAATCGGTTTCCCTTCAATATGTGACTCTCCCAAGGGAAGATTCTCCCCAGGCTCCACAGAAGCAAGAACAGCCAGAAGCAGCTCCTCCAAAGTACATGTTCCCAGATCAGAAGGAAATGATGCAGCACCTCAATGACAAGGAAGAAGTCTCGCAGGACTCACAGGCCTGTGGGGAAGGCACTAACAAGGGAACACAGGAGCAGAACTCTCCAATGGCTCTCAGCTGTACCACGTCTCCTCAGCAGTGCCCCTTGGAGTACATCGCCACAGACAGCCCGTTACTGCCATCAGCCAGCACCTCCTCTCATCCTCCACTCGTCACTGCTGAGGAATTGCCTCATGGCTCACAGGAGACCCAGCCTCCCAGTGACCACCCTTGTCAGGAGTTTTCCCTGGAGAAAACGGATGTCATGATCCCAGTTTCAGGCCAAGCACCAACCTCATCTCCTGAACTGCACCTGGATAAGTTTGGTGACTATCTTACTGTGCCTGAAGGTCTCCACGAACATTCAAAACCCACAAAGATTTCTTTGCTTGTcttacagaaggaaaatggTATTCCTAGAAAGCAGCCTTTGTCAGAAGATAACTTGGTGGTGTTAAACCCTGACAGCACTGAGCCAGTTTTCCTTTGCCAGGTTGGTGACTATTGCTTCCACAGCCTAAAATCCATTGTGAAGATGGATAATAGTCACGAAGACCACCAAGTCAAGAAATTTTCTGAAGGCGAGACAACACTTGGGCAGCCTGTATATGATGATGAATCCATCACAGGCAAGGAAAAGGATGtatggaagagggaaaaaatacaggCCATTCAGCTTTTCAAAAACTTGAAATCAGATGATTACTTTTCCTGGCAGCAATCTTTAAGGATCAAAGAAATCTGTTAA